One window of Streptomyces sp. FIT100 genomic DNA carries:
- a CDS encoding SpoIIE family protein phosphatase, with product MTWYGAARPGPSRHSGPQHRTSDSPVRTPDELGLALAEAAVEATGAVGGYAGGVYLRSETQGLLRLAVLVGLPGELMHPWWRMHVNRPFPVAEAFRSGRSIHLADAEEAMRRFPQLMAGLPFPFGSMYAPVTGGRERYGVLAVLRPATTGQPVGEPDRRRLDQVAERLGTALAGIDSAGTPIRWSDEPIVARAPDTTRRTARIGRFEWDLGSGALTADDGLCDIIGADPEHFPRTIEALAAAVAPEDVYQLWAVAHEAGPDGTPVSRRLRLRRPDGTTCLVEFTGRTVHAPPGGAGERGAGERGTGPLGGSRLTGLLVELGAGAAGGEAGDRLPEGLFSLDRAGRIAYVNRSARKLLGGTGDELAGRVLWEAVPWLDRPAYGDYYRAALLSDEPLQFQARRSEGDWVSVTFYPGHHGATCRLSALERPAYEPGSMSRPGAGIGQFASPADRASALYRPVALAIALTEAVTARQVSAVVTEELLPAFGGRQLAIYILHEQHLYLAWETGFPTGFLEPFDGVGLDARLPGVETLTTGRPIFFESMEQLAGAYPGIPLDASIGARAFLPLIASGRPVGSCILGFDQPRGFAPEERTVLTALAGLIAQALARAQRYDTEAALARGLQDALLPRRLPALENVETVARYLPGTQGMDVGGDWYDVIETGSRIALVIGDVQGHGVSAAATMGQLRSAVRAFALAGREPDEVIKGTNRLLIDLDPGQFATCCYVRLDPATGAAQAVRAGHPQPLLRRPDGTTETLDLPGGVVLGVDSDETYPVSELTVEPGAVLALFTDGLIERPGADMDEGVERLRTTLARAGGTTIADAADRLIREARQVVDRPDDIALLLTAHWSSTDTERTLGGPPRD from the coding sequence GTGACCTGGTACGGCGCGGCCAGGCCCGGCCCGTCACGCCACAGCGGGCCACAGCACAGGACGAGCGACAGCCCTGTCCGCACCCCGGACGAGCTCGGCCTTGCGCTCGCCGAGGCCGCGGTCGAGGCGACCGGCGCGGTCGGCGGCTACGCCGGCGGGGTGTACCTGCGCTCGGAGACACAAGGGCTGCTCCGGCTCGCCGTGCTCGTCGGGCTCCCCGGCGAGCTGATGCACCCGTGGTGGCGGATGCATGTGAACCGGCCCTTCCCCGTCGCCGAGGCATTCCGCTCCGGCCGGAGCATCCACCTCGCCGACGCCGAGGAGGCCATGCGCCGCTTCCCGCAGCTCATGGCCGGACTGCCGTTCCCGTTCGGCTCGATGTACGCGCCGGTCACGGGCGGGCGGGAACGGTACGGAGTCCTCGCGGTGCTGCGCCCCGCGACCACCGGGCAGCCGGTCGGCGAGCCGGACCGCCGCAGGCTCGACCAGGTGGCCGAACGGCTCGGCACCGCACTCGCCGGCATCGACAGCGCCGGCACGCCCATCCGGTGGAGCGACGAGCCCATCGTCGCCCGCGCCCCCGACACCACCCGGCGCACCGCCCGCATCGGCCGCTTCGAATGGGATCTCGGCAGCGGCGCCCTGACCGCGGACGACGGCCTGTGCGACATCATCGGCGCCGACCCGGAACACTTCCCCCGCACTATCGAGGCGCTCGCGGCGGCCGTCGCACCCGAGGACGTCTACCAGCTCTGGGCGGTCGCCCACGAGGCCGGCCCCGACGGTACGCCCGTCAGCCGCAGACTGCGGCTGCGGCGCCCCGACGGGACCACGTGCCTGGTGGAGTTCACGGGCCGGACCGTCCACGCACCTCCCGGGGGCGCCGGTGAACGAGGCGCCGGTGAACGAGGCACCGGCCCCTTGGGCGGCAGCCGGCTGACCGGCCTGCTCGTGGAACTCGGCGCCGGGGCCGCCGGCGGCGAGGCGGGCGACCGGCTGCCCGAAGGGCTGTTCTCCCTCGACAGGGCCGGACGCATCGCCTACGTCAACCGCAGCGCCCGGAAACTCCTCGGCGGCACCGGCGACGAACTGGCCGGACGGGTCCTGTGGGAGGCCGTCCCCTGGCTCGACCGGCCCGCGTACGGGGACTACTACCGCGCGGCGCTGCTGTCGGACGAGCCCCTCCAGTTCCAGGCCCGCCGCTCGGAGGGCGACTGGGTGTCCGTCACCTTCTACCCGGGACACCACGGCGCGACCTGCCGGCTCTCCGCCCTGGAACGGCCCGCCTACGAGCCGGGGTCCATGAGCCGACCGGGCGCAGGCATCGGACAGTTCGCCTCCCCCGCCGACCGCGCCAGCGCCCTCTACCGCCCGGTCGCACTGGCCATCGCCCTGACCGAGGCCGTCACCGCGCGCCAGGTGTCCGCCGTCGTCACCGAGGAACTGCTGCCCGCCTTCGGCGGCCGCCAGCTGGCCATCTACATCCTCCACGAGCAGCATCTCTACCTCGCCTGGGAGACCGGCTTCCCGACCGGCTTCCTCGAACCCTTCGACGGAGTCGGACTCGACGCCCGGCTGCCCGGCGTCGAAACCCTCACCACCGGCCGCCCGATCTTCTTCGAGTCCATGGAGCAGCTCGCCGGCGCCTACCCCGGCATCCCGCTCGACGCCTCCATCGGCGCCCGCGCCTTCCTCCCGCTCATCGCCTCCGGCCGCCCGGTCGGCTCCTGCATCCTCGGCTTCGACCAGCCACGGGGCTTCGCCCCCGAGGAGCGCACCGTCCTCACCGCGCTCGCCGGACTCATCGCCCAGGCCCTCGCGCGCGCCCAGCGCTACGACACCGAGGCGGCCCTCGCCCGCGGCCTCCAGGACGCCCTGCTGCCGAGGCGCCTGCCCGCGCTGGAGAACGTGGAGACCGTCGCCCGCTATCTGCCCGGCACCCAGGGCATGGACGTCGGCGGCGACTGGTACGACGTCATCGAGACCGGCAGCCGTATCGCCCTCGTGATCGGCGACGTCCAGGGCCACGGCGTCTCCGCCGCCGCCACTATGGGCCAACTGCGCAGCGCCGTAAGGGCATTCGCCCTCGCCGGACGGGAGCCCGACGAGGTGATCAAGGGCACCAACCGGCTGCTCATCGACCTCGACCCGGGCCAGTTCGCCACCTGCTGCTACGTCCGCCTCGACCCGGCGACCGGCGCCGCCCAGGCCGTACGCGCCGGGCATCCGCAGCCCCTGCTGCGCAGGCCGGACGGCACCACCGAGACGCTCGACCTGCCCGGCGGCGTCGTCCTGGGCGTCGACTCGGACGAGACGTACCCGGTCAGTGAGTTGACCGTCGAGCCGGGGGCCGTGCTCGCCCTGTTCACCGACGGGCTGATCGAACGGCCCGGCGCCGACATGGACGAGGGCGTCGAGCGGCTGCGCACCACCCTGGCCCGGGCCGGAGGCACGACCATCGCCGACGCCGCCGACCGGCTCATCCGCGAGGCCCGGCAGGTCGTCGACCGCCCCGACGACATCGCCCTGCTGCTCACCGCGCACTGGAGCAGCACCGACACCGAGCGGACCCTGGGCGGCCCGCCCCGCGACTGA
- a CDS encoding ROK family transcriptional regulator — protein MTARPANAHQARLLRLLRDGGPNSRAQLGDQVDLSRSKLAVEVDRLLETGLVVADGLAASRGGRRSHNIRLAPGLRFLGVDIGATSVDVAVTNAELEVLGHLNHPMDVREGPVAVFEQVLAMAAKLKASGLAEGFDGAGIGVPGPVRFPEGIPVAPPIMPGWDGFPVREALSQELGCPVMVDNDVNLMAMGEQHAGVARSVGDFLCVKIGTGIGCGIVVGGEVYRGTTGSAGDIGHIQVEADGRACACGNKGCLEAHFSGAALARDAEEAARTGQSPELADRLETAGKLTAVDVAAAAAAGDATSLELIREGGNRVGQVIAGLVSFFNPGLVVIGGGVTGLGHTLLASVRTQVYRQSLPLATGNLPIVLGELGPTAGVIGAARLISDHLFSPA, from the coding sequence ATGACGGCTCGACCCGCCAACGCGCATCAGGCGCGGCTGCTGCGGCTGCTCCGCGACGGCGGGCCCAACTCCAGGGCCCAGCTGGGGGATCAGGTCGATCTCTCGCGCTCCAAGCTCGCCGTCGAGGTCGACCGGCTGCTGGAGACCGGACTCGTCGTCGCCGACGGCCTCGCCGCATCCCGCGGTGGCCGGCGCTCGCACAACATCCGGCTCGCCCCCGGCCTCCGCTTCCTCGGCGTCGACATCGGCGCCACCTCCGTCGACGTAGCCGTCACCAATGCCGAACTGGAAGTGCTCGGCCACCTCAACCACCCGATGGACGTCCGCGAAGGGCCGGTCGCCGTCTTCGAGCAGGTCCTCGCGATGGCCGCCAAACTCAAGGCGTCCGGACTCGCCGAGGGCTTCGACGGCGCGGGCATCGGCGTGCCGGGGCCCGTGCGCTTCCCCGAGGGCATCCCCGTCGCACCGCCGATCATGCCCGGCTGGGACGGCTTCCCCGTCCGCGAGGCGCTCAGCCAGGAACTGGGCTGCCCCGTCATGGTCGACAACGACGTGAACCTGATGGCGATGGGGGAGCAGCACGCCGGAGTCGCCCGCTCCGTCGGCGACTTCCTCTGCGTCAAGATCGGCACGGGCATCGGCTGCGGCATCGTCGTCGGCGGGGAGGTCTACCGCGGCACGACCGGCAGCGCCGGCGACATCGGCCACATCCAGGTCGAGGCCGACGGACGCGCCTGCGCCTGCGGCAACAAGGGCTGCCTGGAGGCCCACTTCAGCGGCGCCGCGCTCGCCCGCGACGCCGAGGAGGCGGCCCGCACGGGACAGTCGCCCGAGCTCGCCGACCGGCTGGAGACGGCGGGGAAGCTCACCGCCGTCGACGTCGCGGCCGCCGCGGCGGCCGGGGACGCCACGTCCCTGGAGCTCATCCGCGAGGGCGGCAACCGTGTCGGCCAGGTCATCGCCGGACTCGTCAGCTTCTTCAACCCCGGCCTCGTCGTGATCGGCGGCGGCGTCACCGGACTCGGCCACACCCTGCTCGCCAGCGTCCGCACCCAGGTCTACCGGCAGTCACTGCCGCTGGCCACCGGCAACCTCCCGATCGTGCTGGGCGAACTGGGCCCCACCGCCGGAGTGATCGGCGCGGCCCGCCTCATCAGCGACCACCTGTTCTCACCCGCGTAA
- a CDS encoding sugar ABC transporter ATP-binding protein, whose amino-acid sequence MAPAPPPAPPLLTMSGITKSFPGVRALDGVDLDVQAGEVHCLLGQNGAGKSTLIKVLAGAHQPDDGEITWRGEPVSLRSPIAAMRLGIATIYQELDLVEGLSVAENVFLGHEPTTAGFVVRGREARREAGALLRRLGHPEIDPARQVGELSAAQQQIVSMARALSHDVRLIVMDEPSAALDPDETDNLFRIVAQLTADGVAVVYISHRLEEIRRIGDRVTVLKDGRAVAGGLPAESTPTRDIVALMTGRNVEYVFPGRPATAPDGAPVLRVEGLARDGEFAPVDLELRPGEIVGLAGLVGSGRSEILETIYGARKPTAGRVTVDGRPLKPGSVRSAVRAGLGLAPEERKAQGLLMLESVTRNVSVSSLSRFSRGGWLDRGEERRAAQRSTRELSLRPDNPDARIRTLSGGNQQKAVLARWLLRGCRVLLLDEPTRGVDVGARAELYAVIRRLADDGLAVLLVSSEVPEVLGLADRVLVLREGRVVHTAPAAQLDEHRVLDLVMEGSPSS is encoded by the coding sequence ATGGCACCAGCACCACCACCCGCACCGCCGCTCCTCACCATGTCCGGCATCACCAAGTCCTTCCCCGGTGTCCGTGCCCTCGACGGCGTCGACCTGGACGTCCAGGCCGGCGAGGTCCACTGCCTCCTCGGCCAGAACGGCGCCGGAAAGTCCACCCTCATCAAGGTGCTCGCCGGCGCCCACCAGCCCGACGACGGCGAGATCACCTGGCGCGGCGAGCCCGTCTCGCTCAGGTCCCCCATCGCCGCCATGCGCCTGGGCATCGCCACCATCTACCAGGAACTCGACCTGGTCGAGGGCCTGTCCGTCGCCGAGAACGTCTTCCTCGGCCATGAACCCACCACCGCCGGGTTCGTCGTACGCGGCCGCGAGGCCCGCCGGGAGGCCGGCGCCCTGCTGCGCCGCCTCGGCCACCCCGAGATCGACCCGGCCCGCCAGGTCGGCGAACTCTCCGCCGCCCAGCAGCAGATCGTCTCGATGGCCCGCGCGCTCTCCCACGACGTGCGCCTCATCGTGATGGACGAGCCCTCCGCCGCCCTCGACCCCGACGAGACCGACAACCTCTTCCGCATCGTCGCCCAGCTCACCGCCGACGGAGTCGCCGTCGTCTACATCTCCCACCGCCTGGAGGAGATCCGGCGCATCGGCGACCGCGTCACCGTCCTCAAGGACGGCCGGGCCGTCGCGGGCGGGCTGCCCGCGGAGTCCACGCCCACCCGTGACATCGTTGCCCTGATGACCGGCCGCAACGTCGAGTACGTCTTCCCCGGCCGGCCCGCCACCGCCCCCGACGGCGCCCCCGTGCTGCGCGTCGAAGGACTGGCCCGCGACGGCGAGTTCGCCCCCGTCGATCTCGAACTGCGCCCCGGCGAGATCGTCGGACTCGCCGGACTGGTCGGCTCCGGACGCTCCGAGATCCTGGAGACCATCTACGGGGCAAGGAAGCCCACCGCCGGCCGGGTCACCGTCGACGGACGCCCCCTCAAACCCGGCAGCGTCCGCTCCGCCGTCCGCGCCGGACTCGGCCTCGCCCCCGAGGAACGCAAGGCCCAGGGCCTGCTGATGCTGGAGTCCGTCACCCGCAATGTGTCGGTCTCCTCGCTCTCCCGCTTCTCGCGCGGCGGCTGGCTCGACCGCGGCGAGGAGCGCAGGGCCGCACAGCGCTCCACCCGGGAGCTGTCCCTGCGCCCCGACAACCCCGACGCCCGGATCCGCACCCTGTCCGGCGGCAACCAGCAAAAGGCCGTACTCGCCCGCTGGCTGCTCCGCGGCTGCCGGGTCCTGCTGCTCGACGAGCCCACCCGCGGCGTCGACGTCGGCGCCCGCGCCGAGCTCTACGCGGTGATCCGGCGGCTCGCCGACGACGGACTCGCCGTCCTGCTCGTCTCCAGCGAGGTCCCCGAAGTGCTGGGCCTCGCCGACCGGGTGCTCGTCCTGCGCGAAGGCCGCGTCGTCCACACGGCGCCCGCGGCCCAGCTGGACGAGCACCGCGTACTCGACCTCGTCATGGAAGGGAGCCCGAGCTCATGA
- a CDS encoding ABC transporter permease, producing the protein MTQPASEAPQAPPPPVAKPTADRGGRRPAVGLRADVRNLSLLGVLAVLIAVGGITKPDTFLDTSNLQLVLTQASVIGVVTVGMTFVITSGGIDLSVGAIVALASVWATTVATQEYGFAGILFTAVIVGLGCGLVNGLLIAYGGMVPFIATLAMLASARGLALQITDGRTQIVTVTSVLDLGVPDSYILGVPPLVLVFAAVTIVGWLVLNRTTFGRRTVAVGGNAEAARLAGIDVRRQRLYLYLLSGLCCGIAAFLLIILSGSGQNTNGNLYELDAIAAAIIGGTLLSGGRGTIVGSVLGVLVFTTITNIFALNNLESAVQQIAKGAIIVAAVLVQRSTLRNGET; encoded by the coding sequence ATGACGCAGCCCGCCTCCGAGGCCCCGCAGGCACCGCCGCCGCCCGTGGCCAAGCCCACCGCCGACCGGGGCGGCCGGCGTCCGGCGGTCGGACTGCGCGCCGATGTGCGCAATCTGTCCCTGCTCGGCGTCCTGGCCGTCCTGATCGCCGTCGGCGGCATCACCAAGCCCGACACCTTCCTGGACACCTCCAACCTCCAGCTGGTGCTCACCCAGGCGTCCGTCATCGGTGTCGTCACCGTCGGCATGACCTTCGTCATCACCAGCGGCGGCATCGACCTGTCCGTCGGCGCGATCGTCGCCCTCGCCTCCGTATGGGCGACGACCGTCGCCACCCAGGAGTACGGCTTCGCCGGCATCCTCTTCACCGCGGTCATCGTCGGTCTGGGCTGCGGACTGGTCAACGGACTGCTCATCGCCTACGGCGGCATGGTGCCGTTCATCGCGACCCTCGCCATGCTCGCATCGGCCCGCGGACTCGCCCTGCAGATCACCGACGGCAGGACCCAGATCGTCACCGTGACGTCGGTGCTCGACCTCGGCGTGCCCGACTCCTACATCCTCGGCGTCCCGCCGCTGGTCCTGGTCTTCGCCGCGGTCACGATCGTCGGCTGGCTGGTCCTGAACCGCACGACGTTCGGCCGCCGCACCGTCGCCGTCGGCGGCAACGCCGAAGCCGCCCGCCTCGCCGGCATCGACGTACGCCGCCAGCGGCTCTACCTCTACCTGCTCTCCGGGCTGTGCTGCGGAATCGCCGCATTCCTGCTGATCATCCTGTCCGGCTCCGGCCAGAACACCAACGGCAACCTCTACGAACTCGACGCCATCGCCGCGGCGATCATCGGCGGCACCCTGCTCAGCGGCGGCCGCGGCACCATCGTCGGCTCCGTGCTCGGCGTCCTCGTCTTCACCACCATCACCAACATCTTCGCCCTCAACAATCTGGAGAGCGCCGTCCAGCAGATCGCCAAGGGAGCGATCATCGTGGCCGCCGTCCTGGTCCAGCGCAGCACCCTGCGCAACGGCGAGACGTGA
- a CDS encoding substrate-binding domain-containing protein: MPEITGTSRRGLLFGTAAVSAGALLTACTSNEPSKSDKAATATNNAPAADDAPGKAVTIGFAGPQADHGWLNAINQNAKDRAAKYSDVTLEITEGSNDTAAQIGQIQTLINKKVDVLVILPADGKALTQVGLQAMKAGIPVINLDRIFASPQAYRCWIGGDNYGMGLNAGRYIGEQLKDKPNAKVIELAGLDNLELTKQRSQGFDDALKNYPNITKVARQAAEFTVESGQAKMAQLLQAQKQFDALWNHDDDQGVGALRAIQQAGRDDFLMVGGAGAKSAMDAIKADNSVLKATVLYPPTMAASAIDLARALGQGKGIGGLAELEIPASITLYSAVVTKDNVAEYEPTGFS, translated from the coding sequence ATGCCAGAAATCACGGGCACCAGCCGCAGAGGACTGCTCTTCGGCACCGCCGCCGTCTCCGCCGGCGCCCTGCTCACCGCCTGCACCAGCAACGAGCCCAGTAAGTCCGATAAGGCGGCCACGGCCACGAACAACGCGCCGGCCGCCGACGACGCCCCCGGCAAGGCCGTCACCATCGGTTTCGCCGGACCCCAGGCCGACCACGGCTGGCTGAACGCCATCAACCAGAACGCCAAGGACCGGGCGGCCAAGTACTCCGACGTGACCCTGGAGATCACCGAGGGCTCCAACGACACCGCCGCCCAGATCGGCCAGATCCAGACCCTCATCAACAAGAAGGTCGACGTCCTGGTGATCCTGCCGGCCGACGGCAAGGCCCTGACCCAGGTCGGCCTCCAGGCCATGAAGGCCGGCATCCCCGTCATCAACCTGGACCGGATCTTCGCCTCCCCGCAGGCGTACCGCTGCTGGATCGGCGGCGACAACTACGGCATGGGCCTCAACGCCGGCCGCTACATCGGCGAACAGCTCAAGGACAAGCCGAACGCCAAGGTCATCGAGCTCGCCGGGCTCGACAACCTGGAGCTCACCAAGCAGCGCAGCCAGGGCTTCGACGACGCCCTCAAGAACTACCCCAACATCACCAAGGTGGCACGCCAGGCCGCCGAATTCACCGTCGAGTCCGGCCAGGCCAAGATGGCCCAGCTGCTCCAGGCGCAGAAGCAGTTCGACGCGCTGTGGAACCACGACGACGACCAGGGCGTGGGCGCCCTGCGCGCCATCCAGCAGGCCGGCCGCGACGACTTCCTCATGGTCGGCGGCGCCGGCGCCAAGTCCGCGATGGACGCCATCAAGGCCGACAACAGCGTGCTCAAGGCGACCGTCCTCTACCCGCCGACCATGGCCGCGTCCGCCATCGACCTGGCGCGGGCGCTCGGCCAGGGCAAGGGCATCGGCGGTCTCGCGGAGCTGGAGATCCCCGCCTCGATCACGCTCTACTCGGCCGTCGTCACCAAGGACAACGTCGCCGAGTACGAGCCCACGGGCTTCAGCTGA
- a CDS encoding Gfo/Idh/MocA family protein, translated as MEQRDSEAAPPTLGIGMVGYAFMGAAHSQGWRTVGRVFDLPLRPVLAAIGGRDATAVRAAADRHGWAAAETDWRALVTRDDVQLVDVCTPGDSHAEIAIAALEAGKHVLCEKPLANSVAEAEAMASAAERAAARGQVAMVGFNYRRVPAIAYARRLIDGGRLGALRHVRVTYLQDWLVDPDFPLTWRLEREHAGSGALGDLGAHAVDLAQYLAGEPLVGVSALTETFVRERPLLAGASSGLSASGGAARGAVTVDDAALFTGRLASGALASFEATRMASGRKNALRLEINGELGSLAFDLERLNELSFHDNTEPAASAGFRRILVTEADHPYLAAWWPPGHALGYEHTFTHQAHDLVHAIAEGTAPAPSFADGLQVQRVLAAVEESAEKNAVYTPIPL; from the coding sequence ATGGAACAGAGGGACAGTGAGGCCGCGCCGCCGACGCTCGGCATCGGCATGGTCGGATACGCGTTCATGGGCGCCGCCCACTCCCAGGGGTGGCGCACCGTGGGCCGCGTCTTCGACCTGCCGCTGAGGCCGGTCCTCGCCGCGATCGGCGGCCGTGACGCGACCGCGGTCAGGGCCGCGGCGGACCGGCACGGCTGGGCGGCTGCGGAGACGGACTGGCGAGCCCTCGTGACCCGGGACGACGTCCAGCTGGTCGACGTCTGCACCCCCGGTGACAGCCATGCGGAGATCGCCATCGCGGCGCTGGAGGCGGGCAAACACGTCCTGTGCGAGAAACCGCTGGCCAACTCGGTCGCCGAGGCCGAGGCCATGGCCTCGGCGGCCGAGCGGGCCGCGGCGCGCGGCCAGGTGGCGATGGTCGGCTTCAACTACCGGCGGGTGCCCGCGATCGCGTACGCCCGCCGGCTCATCGACGGCGGCCGGCTCGGTGCGCTGCGCCACGTACGGGTCACCTACCTCCAGGACTGGCTCGTCGACCCCGACTTCCCGCTGACCTGGCGGCTGGAGCGCGAACACGCCGGCTCGGGAGCCCTCGGCGACCTGGGCGCCCACGCCGTCGACCTCGCCCAGTACCTGGCGGGGGAGCCGCTCGTCGGCGTCTCCGCGCTCACCGAGACCTTCGTGCGGGAGCGGCCGCTGCTCGCCGGGGCGTCGAGCGGTCTGTCGGCATCCGGCGGCGCCGCGCGCGGAGCGGTCACCGTCGACGACGCCGCCCTGTTCACCGGGCGGCTCGCCTCCGGCGCCCTCGCCTCCTTCGAGGCCACCCGGATGGCGTCGGGCCGCAAGAACGCCCTGCGGCTGGAGATCAACGGTGAACTCGGCTCGCTCGCCTTCGATCTGGAACGGCTCAACGAGCTGTCCTTCCACGACAACACCGAGCCCGCCGCGTCGGCCGGCTTCCGGCGGATCCTGGTCACCGAGGCCGACCACCCGTACCTCGCGGCGTGGTGGCCGCCCGGCCACGCCCTCGGCTACGAGCACACCTTCACCCACCAGGCACACGACCTGGTGCACGCCATCGCCGAAGGGACCGCGCCCGCACCGTCCTTCGCCGACGGCCTCCAGGTGCAGCGCGTCCTCGCAGCGGTGGAGGAGAGCGCCGAGAAGAACGCCGTCTACACACCCATCCCCCTGTGA
- a CDS encoding sugar phosphate isomerase/epimerase has translation MPRPFTLFTGQWADLPLEEVCRLARDFGYDGLELACWGDHFEVDKALSDPSYLDGRRALLDKYGLQCWAVSNHLVGQAVCDHPIDERHKAILPARIWGDGEPEGVRQRAARELADTARAAAAFGVRTVIGFTGSSIWHLVAMFPPVPEHMIERGYEDFAERWNPILDVFDAEGVRFAHEVHPSEIAYDYWTTHRALEAVGHRPAFGLNFDPSHFVWQDLDPVGFLWDFKDRIYHVDCKEARRRLDGRNGRLGSHLPWGDPRRGWDFVSAGHGDVPWEDVFRMLRSIGYDGPISVEWEDAGMDRLAGAPEALATLKRYDFDPPSASFDAAFGGND, from the coding sequence GTGCCACGTCCCTTCACCCTCTTCACCGGCCAGTGGGCCGATCTTCCCCTGGAGGAGGTCTGCCGGCTCGCCCGCGACTTCGGCTACGACGGACTCGAACTCGCCTGCTGGGGCGACCACTTCGAGGTCGACAAGGCCCTCTCCGACCCCTCCTACCTGGACGGGCGGCGGGCGCTGCTCGACAAGTACGGGCTCCAGTGCTGGGCGGTCTCCAACCATCTCGTCGGGCAGGCCGTCTGCGACCACCCGATCGACGAGCGGCACAAGGCGATCCTGCCCGCCCGGATCTGGGGCGACGGCGAGCCCGAGGGCGTACGGCAGCGGGCGGCACGCGAACTCGCCGACACCGCACGCGCCGCCGCCGCCTTCGGCGTCCGTACCGTCATCGGCTTCACCGGTTCCTCGATCTGGCATCTGGTCGCCATGTTCCCGCCGGTGCCCGAGCACATGATCGAGCGCGGGTACGAGGACTTCGCCGAACGCTGGAACCCGATCCTCGACGTCTTCGACGCCGAAGGCGTCCGCTTCGCCCACGAGGTCCACCCCAGCGAGATCGCCTACGACTACTGGACCACGCACCGCGCCCTGGAGGCCGTCGGCCACCGCCCCGCCTTCGGGCTGAACTTCGACCCCAGCCACTTCGTCTGGCAGGACCTCGACCCGGTCGGCTTCCTGTGGGACTTCAAGGACCGTATCTACCACGTCGACTGCAAGGAGGCGCGGCGCCGCCTCGACGGCCGCAACGGCCGGCTCGGCTCGCACCTGCCCTGGGGCGACCCGCGGCGCGGCTGGGACTTCGTCTCCGCCGGGCACGGCGACGTGCCCTGGGAGGACGTCTTCCGGATGCTCCGTTCCATCGGCTACGACGGCCCGATCTCCGTGGAATGGGAGGACGCGGGCATGGACCGCCTCGCCGGCGCCCCCGAAGCGCTCGCCACCCTCAAGCGCTACGACTTCGACCCGCCGTCGGCCTCGTTCGACGCGGCCTTCGGAGGCAACGACTAG